The proteins below are encoded in one region of Metabacillus dongyingensis:
- a CDS encoding ABC transporter substrate-binding protein: MLKKGLGLMMMLLLAAVMTACGGDESGDGKTTIEFMHSSVEQERLAIINKLVEKFEKENPDIKIKQVPVEEDSYNTKVVTLASAGKLPAVLEVGQDFAKVMDKDELIDKDAVKNTLEKAGEGNFYEGALKLVKTEDGKSYTGVPISGWVQGIWYNKEMLASKGFEEPENWNDVLSIAKAFTDSGNKKYGIALPTVEGGFSEQAFSQFALSNNANVLDEKGELNIDTKEMRESLAYYQELAQYTMPGSNDTTEVKDAFMNGTAPMALYSTYLLPSVYEEGETDNIGFAIPAEKTKSVFGMVSALTISSGLEETQKEAAQKFTAFMSEPENMTEWVLMSPGGAQPVNKKVTENAAYQQNEIVKSFGDLSTEIAAAFNDIQVFGLVDNKNFLKMGDVTSSGAIAKMVNGTTVGGKSVKEELEKAESKIKDVLNKK; encoded by the coding sequence ATGCTGAAAAAAGGTTTAGGACTTATGATGATGCTGCTGCTGGCAGCAGTAATGACTGCTTGCGGCGGTGATGAGAGCGGCGATGGAAAGACAACAATTGAGTTTATGCATTCTTCTGTGGAACAAGAGCGTCTTGCTATCATTAATAAACTGGTTGAAAAATTCGAGAAAGAAAATCCAGATATTAAAATAAAACAAGTTCCTGTAGAAGAAGATTCTTATAATACAAAAGTTGTTACATTAGCAAGTGCAGGAAAGCTTCCCGCAGTCCTTGAAGTGGGACAAGACTTTGCAAAGGTAATGGATAAAGATGAGCTAATTGACAAAGATGCAGTAAAAAATACACTTGAAAAAGCCGGTGAAGGTAATTTTTATGAAGGCGCTTTGAAATTAGTTAAAACGGAAGACGGCAAAAGCTATACCGGCGTACCGATAAGCGGTTGGGTACAAGGTATATGGTATAACAAGGAAATGCTTGCATCAAAGGGATTTGAAGAGCCTGAAAATTGGAATGATGTTCTTTCAATAGCAAAAGCATTTACGGACAGCGGAAATAAAAAATACGGAATTGCTTTGCCGACAGTTGAAGGCGGATTCTCAGAGCAGGCCTTCTCTCAATTCGCTTTGTCAAACAATGCGAACGTGCTGGATGAAAAAGGAGAATTAAACATTGATACAAAAGAGATGAGAGAGTCTCTAGCTTATTATCAAGAATTAGCACAGTACACAATGCCTGGTTCAAATGATACAACCGAGGTTAAGGATGCATTCATGAACGGAACAGCACCGATGGCCCTCTATTCCACTTATCTCCTGCCTTCTGTTTATGAAGAAGGAGAGACTGATAATATTGGTTTTGCGATTCCAGCAGAAAAAACAAAGTCTGTTTTTGGAATGGTATCGGCCTTAACCATTTCTTCTGGATTGGAAGAGACTCAAAAAGAGGCTGCACAAAAATTCACTGCATTTATGTCTGAACCAGAAAACATGACAGAATGGGTGTTAATGTCACCTGGCGGCGCACAGCCTGTGAATAAAAAAGTAACAGAAAATGCAGCTTACCAGCAAAATGAAATTGTAAAATCCTTTGGCGACCTTTCAACTGAAATCGCAGCAGCTTTTAATGATATTCAAGTATTTGGTTTAGTAGATAACAAAAACTTCTTAAAAATGGGCGATGTAACGAGTTCTGGAGCTATTGCTAAAATGGTAAATGGCACCACAGTTGGCGGAAAAAGTGTCAAAGAAGAGCTTGAAAAGGCTGAAAGTAAAATCAAAGATGTCTTAAATAAAAAATAA
- a CDS encoding sugar phosphate isomerase/epimerase family protein: protein MKIGTQNQAFFPDNIIDKFQYLKKAGFEGFEIDGKLLVDNIDEVKEAIAETGIPVTTACGGYSGWIGDFIEERRLNGLADIKQILKALEGVGGKGIVVPAAWGMFTYRLPPMVSPRSGQGDRKAVSESLIYLNEAAEETGTSIFLEPLNRYQDHMINTLADARSYIEENELKNVKIIADFYHMNIEEDDISKALHENRDLIGHIHLADNHRYQPGSGSLDFKKHFNQLKQDGYEGFLTLECRIRGNNPEAEYLKALRHLQESLI, encoded by the coding sequence ATGAAAATTGGCACACAAAATCAGGCATTCTTTCCAGATAATATAATTGATAAGTTCCAATATTTAAAGAAGGCCGGATTTGAAGGCTTTGAAATTGACGGCAAGTTATTAGTCGACAATATAGATGAAGTAAAAGAAGCGATTGCTGAAACGGGAATTCCTGTTACCACTGCTTGTGGCGGATATAGCGGCTGGATCGGAGACTTCATTGAAGAACGCAGATTAAACGGCTTAGCAGATATCAAACAAATTTTAAAAGCATTAGAGGGAGTTGGAGGAAAAGGAATTGTTGTACCAGCGGCATGGGGAATGTTCACCTATAGGCTGCCGCCAATGGTATCACCCCGCAGCGGGCAAGGGGACCGGAAAGCAGTAAGTGAATCTCTCATTTATTTGAATGAGGCTGCGGAAGAAACAGGCACATCCATTTTCCTTGAGCCCTTAAATCGTTATCAAGATCATATGATAAATACATTGGCAGATGCGAGAAGTTATATAGAAGAAAATGAGTTGAAAAATGTGAAGATTATTGCCGATTTTTATCATATGAATATTGAAGAGGATGACATTTCTAAAGCACTCCACGAAAATCGTGATTTAATTGGGCATATTCATCTTGCAGACAACCACCGATATCAGCCGGGCAGCGGGTCTCTTGATTTCAAAAAGCATTTTAATCAATTAAAACAAGATGGATATGAAGGATTCCTGACGCTTGAATGCCGTATAAGAGGCAACAATCCAGAAGCTGAATATTTAAAAGCATTACGACACCTGCAGGAATCATTAATCTGA
- a CDS encoding Gfo/Idh/MocA family protein, with protein sequence MEKKRVAIIGGGQVAEKVHVSYYGSREEIELAAVVSPNADRAKNFAERNDIPHYYTDASEMYAAVKPDMVSICTPNRNHYENVMLALENGCDVLCEKPPAISADEARKMRDAAIQNNCLLAYNFHHRFADDVTIIREKAEEGMLGDIYVVKVKALRRCGIPGWGSFTNKEVQGGGPLIDLGVHMLDAALYVLDFPKIEKVTAKMYQKIGTKKSAGTLGEWDPEKFEVEDSLFGFVELEDGRLLQLETSFALNIKETSIMNVEFCGDQAGATLYPAQIYTDEGGELVSLLKREIADADRHQKSMRSFVDKCLGKDVMVADGEQGYVIQQLIEALYESAEKGESVSL encoded by the coding sequence GTGGAAAAAAAGAGAGTTGCGATCATTGGAGGAGGACAAGTTGCAGAAAAAGTTCATGTTTCTTACTACGGTTCTCGGGAAGAAATTGAATTAGCTGCCGTCGTAAGTCCAAATGCCGATCGAGCAAAGAACTTTGCTGAGCGTAATGATATCCCTCATTATTATACGGATGCATCGGAAATGTATGCTGCGGTAAAGCCTGATATGGTCAGTATTTGTACGCCAAATCGGAATCATTATGAAAATGTCATGCTGGCTTTGGAAAATGGCTGTGATGTATTGTGTGAAAAACCACCTGCTATCTCAGCTGATGAAGCAAGGAAAATGCGGGATGCTGCCATTCAAAACAACTGTCTCCTTGCCTATAATTTTCATCATCGTTTTGCGGATGATGTGACCATTATAAGAGAAAAAGCAGAAGAAGGCATGCTTGGAGATATTTATGTCGTAAAGGTAAAAGCATTGCGACGCTGCGGAATTCCAGGCTGGGGGAGCTTTACAAATAAGGAAGTGCAGGGGGGCGGCCCTCTCATTGACCTAGGTGTTCATATGCTGGATGCTGCTTTATATGTGTTAGATTTTCCAAAGATTGAGAAGGTAACTGCTAAAATGTACCAGAAGATTGGCACAAAAAAATCTGCCGGAACCCTTGGAGAATGGGATCCGGAAAAATTTGAAGTTGAAGATTCACTTTTTGGATTTGTTGAGTTAGAAGACGGACGATTGCTCCAGCTCGAAACATCGTTTGCTTTAAATATAAAAGAAACATCCATTATGAATGTTGAATTCTGCGGAGATCAAGCAGGAGCCACGCTTTATCCAGCTCAGATTTATACAGATGAAGGCGGAGAGCTGGTTTCGCTCTTAAAAAGAGAAATCGCTGATGCAGACAGGCATCAAAAAAGCATGCGTTCTTTTGTTGATAAATGTTTAGGGAAAGACGTAATGGTGGCTGATGGGGAACAAGGATACGTCATCCAGCAGCTCATCGAAGCACTATATGAATCTGCAGAAAAAGGTGAAAGTGTGTCCTTATGA
- a CDS encoding SDR family oxidoreductase → MLKNQTAIVTGASRGIGKEIAIQLSNQGMNLALVGSSDEIFQTAKELAEAGNQNIKAFQVDIANEEQVTEMVKETISAFQSIDVLVNNAGIGFFKTVDETSLDEWKKVFEVNVQGVFVASKAVLSHMKKRKAGTIITISSDVGRYTIANGSAYTATKYAVQGFSGSLAQEVREYGIRVGTINPGMVDSYFNNGVQGAEEKKDWLKGKDIADAVVYMASAPKHMIIDEIVVHPLVQQYPIS, encoded by the coding sequence ATGTTGAAAAATCAGACGGCAATCGTAACGGGAGCATCTAGAGGCATCGGAAAGGAAATTGCCATTCAGCTTTCAAACCAGGGCATGAATCTCGCTTTAGTTGGAAGCTCAGATGAAATTTTTCAAACAGCTAAGGAACTTGCTGAGGCCGGCAATCAAAATATAAAAGCTTTTCAAGTGGACATTGCAAATGAAGAGCAAGTGACAGAGATGGTTAAAGAAACGATTTCTGCCTTTCAATCCATTGACGTCCTTGTAAACAATGCAGGCATCGGTTTTTTCAAAACAGTAGATGAAACATCGCTTGATGAGTGGAAAAAAGTGTTTGAAGTAAATGTACAAGGCGTATTTGTAGCTAGTAAGGCTGTTTTATCCCATATGAAAAAGCGCAAAGCTGGAACGATTATTACAATCTCATCTGATGTCGGAAGATACACGATTGCAAATGGTTCAGCGTATACAGCGACTAAATATGCGGTTCAAGGCTTTTCAGGCTCACTTGCTCAGGAAGTGCGCGAATACGGCATTCGCGTAGGCACAATCAATCCAGGAATGGTCGATTCCTATTTCAACAATGGAGTTCAGGGTGCGGAGGAGAAAAAAGACTGGCTTAAAGGAAAAGACATTGCAGATGCAGTTGTCTATATGGCAAGCGCGCCAAAGCATATGATCATTGATGAAATTGTCGTTCATCCGCTTGTACAGCAATATCCGATTTCGTGA
- a CDS encoding sugar phosphorylase, protein MKKIKERLSFIYNNQDIEGLFTEIEKRIAKTKAKSLKPRKQNWDQEDLVLITYGDQFYEDDYPTLETFKKFFDHYLSDKFDMVHLLPFYPYSSDDGFSVIDYKKVNPVLGNWNEIEKLSKSTRIMFDDVCNHISAESDWFQEYLKGNPEYDGFFVEMDPSADLSAVTRPRALPLLTKFTLANGEEKHIWTTFSEDQIDLNFSNPQVLFRMIDVLLFYLEQGAEYIRLDAIGFMWKEVGTSCIHLEKTHEIVKLFRDVVEEAAKGTVIITETNVPHKDNVSYFGNGKDEAHMVYQFPLPPLVLYSIHNGNGRALTKWADELPPTGIDTTFFNFLASHDGIGLNPIRGIISEDEILEMVEDLIKEGALVNYKKNPDGSESPYEINVTYLDALNKKSDEDEIRVKRFLLAHSILLTLPGVPAVYIQSMLGSRNDYEGVSKTGMNRSINRKKYSINEIETELMSTDSLRRKIFTELTTIIQTRKNESLFHPNTAMEVMDLGDKVFAFKRMNSRDDSLIVINNLTNETVTCDLTGSFININTGEKISFVEDMPLNPYQFLWLKPIKQEGK, encoded by the coding sequence ATGAAAAAAATTAAAGAAAGACTTTCATTTATTTATAACAATCAAGATATTGAGGGACTTTTTACAGAAATAGAGAAACGCATTGCAAAAACAAAGGCTAAATCCCTTAAACCACGAAAACAAAATTGGGATCAAGAGGATCTGGTGTTAATTACTTATGGTGATCAATTCTATGAAGATGATTATCCTACTCTCGAAACCTTTAAAAAATTCTTTGATCATTATTTATCAGATAAATTTGATATGGTTCATCTTCTTCCTTTTTACCCTTATTCATCAGACGATGGATTTTCAGTAATAGATTATAAAAAAGTAAATCCAGTCCTTGGGAATTGGAATGAAATAGAGAAGCTGTCGAAATCAACCAGAATTATGTTTGATGATGTATGTAATCATATTTCTGCAGAAAGCGATTGGTTTCAAGAATACTTAAAAGGTAACCCAGAATATGACGGCTTCTTCGTTGAGATGGATCCATCAGCTGATCTAAGTGCAGTAACAAGACCAAGAGCACTCCCATTGTTAACGAAATTTACTTTAGCAAATGGAGAAGAAAAACATATTTGGACAACATTCAGCGAGGATCAAATTGATCTTAATTTCAGCAATCCTCAAGTACTGTTCAGAATGATAGATGTCTTGCTCTTTTACCTTGAGCAGGGAGCAGAATACATTCGTCTCGATGCAATTGGATTTATGTGGAAAGAGGTAGGCACTTCGTGTATTCATCTTGAAAAAACACACGAAATTGTAAAATTATTCAGAGATGTAGTAGAGGAAGCGGCAAAGGGAACAGTAATAATCACTGAGACAAATGTACCGCATAAAGATAACGTTTCTTATTTTGGAAATGGAAAAGATGAAGCACACATGGTTTATCAATTTCCACTGCCGCCATTAGTCCTTTACTCCATTCACAACGGAAATGGAAGGGCACTGACCAAATGGGCGGATGAGCTGCCTCCAACAGGGATTGATACAACATTTTTCAATTTCTTGGCTTCCCATGACGGGATTGGATTAAATCCAATCCGCGGGATCATTTCTGAAGATGAAATCCTTGAAATGGTAGAGGATTTGATAAAAGAAGGGGCACTGGTTAATTACAAGAAAAATCCAGATGGAAGTGAAAGCCCTTACGAAATTAATGTGACCTATCTGGATGCGCTAAATAAGAAATCAGATGAAGATGAGATCCGCGTAAAAAGATTTTTACTGGCTCATTCTATCCTTTTAACACTCCCAGGTGTACCTGCTGTATATATTCAAAGTATGCTGGGTTCCAGAAATGATTATGAAGGCGTTTCAAAAACAGGAATGAATCGGTCCATAAATCGGAAGAAGTACAGCATTAATGAGATAGAAACAGAATTAATGAGTACAGACTCTTTAAGGCGCAAGATCTTTACTGAATTGACAACTATCATTCAAACCCGTAAAAATGAATCTCTTTTCCATCCGAATACAGCAATGGAAGTAATGGATTTGGGGGATAAAGTGTTTGCTTTTAAACGAATGAACTCTAGAGACGACAGTTTAATAGTTATCAACAATTTGACAAATGAAACAGTAACCTGCGATCTGACAGGGAGCTTCATCAATATTAACACTGGAGAAAAAATAAGCTTTGTTGAAGATATGCCGTTAAATCCTTATCAATTCCTTTGGTTGAAACCAATTAAACAGGAGGGAAAGTAA
- a CDS encoding carbohydrate ABC transporter permease — translation MKTIKRGKSDIKLAAALLFPSVFLVLLLVAYPMISNIQISFFDQPINPRLSATFVGLKNYIDILTDQAFIKSLGITLLYMILAVAGSTALGLAVAIFFNRPFKFRKIARSLIILSYVTPSISLVFAWKYMFNNGYGVVNFLGGDVLHLFDKAPLWFDNPVSSFILVVLFAIWRYFPYAFISFLAILQTIDSTQYEAAEIDGASAWGKFKIVTLPAIMPVLVTVITLRSIWLFYMFTDVYLLTNKVNILGIYLYETAFAFNDLGKAASISVILFIILSIVIIAARKRVKF, via the coding sequence ATGAAAACGATAAAGAGAGGGAAATCGGATATAAAGCTTGCGGCCGCATTACTTTTTCCTAGTGTGTTTTTAGTGCTGCTGCTTGTTGCATACCCAATGATATCCAACATTCAAATCAGCTTCTTTGATCAGCCGATTAACCCAAGGTTAAGTGCAACCTTTGTCGGGCTGAAAAACTATATAGATATTCTTACAGATCAGGCATTTATTAAATCATTAGGGATTACGCTTTTGTACATGATCCTTGCAGTCGCAGGAAGTACAGCGCTTGGATTGGCGGTTGCAATTTTCTTTAATCGGCCATTTAAATTCCGGAAAATTGCCCGATCATTAATCATTTTATCTTATGTTACACCATCTATTTCATTAGTCTTTGCTTGGAAATATATGTTCAATAATGGATATGGTGTCGTGAACTTTTTGGGCGGAGACGTTTTACATTTGTTTGATAAGGCACCTCTTTGGTTTGACAATCCGGTCAGCAGCTTTATCCTGGTCGTTCTATTTGCGATATGGAGATATTTCCCATATGCTTTCATTTCATTTCTTGCCATTTTGCAAACCATTGATTCCACCCAATATGAAGCAGCTGAAATAGACGGAGCATCAGCATGGGGGAAATTTAAGATTGTTACCCTTCCGGCAATAATGCCTGTCTTGGTGACGGTTATCACATTGCGCTCCATCTGGCTGTTCTATATGTTCACAGATGTGTATCTGCTGACAAATAAAGTGAATATTCTCGGTATTTACCTGTATGAAACAGCATTTGCATTCAATGACCTTGGCAAAGCAGCATCCATTTCCGTCATTCTTTTCATTATTCTCTCGATTGTTATTATTGCAGCAAGAAAGCGGGTGAAGTTTTAA
- a CDS encoding carbohydrate ABC transporter permease yields the protein MASSKKNKAVKKVAFYAGLISLLTVSLFPFFIMLMTSFKNSKEAVATNPTFFPKEWTIQHYVDIFNPDIFPYITYFKNSLIVALTAAGLAVVIGIFGAYALSRLKFMGRTTINASFYTVYMFSGILLVVPLFKIISGLGLYDTKTALIITMIVQTLPTAIFMLKSFFDTIPDDLEEAAMIDGLNRVQIIFYIIIPLSITGIISVFVYSFMVAWNDYLFASIFLSDSANFTLPIGLNTLFSTPDYVWGRMMAASLVTALPVVIMYAISEHFIKGNLTEGGVKG from the coding sequence ATGGCTAGCAGCAAAAAAAATAAAGCAGTAAAAAAAGTAGCATTTTACGCTGGATTAATAAGTCTGTTGACGGTTTCCCTGTTTCCATTTTTCATTATGCTGATGACTTCCTTTAAAAACTCAAAGGAAGCGGTGGCGACCAATCCGACATTCTTTCCAAAGGAATGGACAATTCAGCATTATGTAGATATTTTCAATCCGGATATTTTCCCGTATATTACCTATTTTAAGAATAGTTTAATAGTGGCGCTCACAGCAGCAGGCTTAGCTGTGGTCATTGGTATCTTCGGGGCATATGCCCTATCAAGACTGAAATTTATGGGACGGACAACAATTAATGCCAGTTTTTACACAGTATACATGTTTTCCGGCATTTTACTTGTCGTGCCTTTGTTCAAAATCATTTCTGGTTTGGGTTTATATGACACAAAAACGGCGCTAATCATAACGATGATTGTTCAGACATTGCCAACGGCCATTTTCATGTTAAAAAGTTTTTTCGATACGATACCGGATGACCTGGAAGAAGCAGCCATGATCGATGGATTAAATCGTGTGCAGATCATCTTCTATATTATTATTCCATTATCCATTACAGGAATTATATCGGTATTTGTTTATTCTTTTATGGTTGCATGGAACGATTACTTATTTGCATCCATTTTCTTATCCGATTCGGCAAATTTCACGCTGCCAATTGGGTTAAATACCTTGTTTAGCACACCTGATTATGTTTGGGGCCGTATGATGGCCGCATCGCTCGTAACAGCACTGCCAGTTGTGATTATGTATGCCATATCCGAGCATTTTATTAAAGGAAACTTAACAGAAGGCGGCGTAAAAGGTTAA
- a CDS encoding zinc-dependent alcohol dehydrogenase: MKKLVAVKPREAALVEYEDRTVQPHEVKIEVEFASPKHGTEVIDFRGQTPFMDENFSEEWRMFMPREEGAEKGIVFGEFQLGNMIVGKIIQAGSEVVEYQVGETVCTYGPIMETVIVNGVDNHRLRKMPEGAKWQNAVCYDPAQFALSGVRDANVRAGDYVVVVGLGAIGQIAIQLAKKAGASIVIGVDPLNHRRDIALRNGADVCFDPISCDVGFEVKKLTNKLGADSIIETSGNAAALQAALRGIAYGGTISYVAFTKPFPEGLNFGREAHFNNAKIVFSRAASEPNPDYPRWNRKRIEDTCWELLMNSYINCEDIIDPIVSFENSAEAYMEYVDQHPELSIKMGIEYKK, translated from the coding sequence ATGAAAAAGCTTGTTGCTGTTAAACCAAGAGAAGCTGCATTGGTAGAATATGAAGATCGTACGGTTCAACCACATGAAGTGAAAATCGAAGTAGAATTTGCCTCGCCTAAGCATGGTACAGAAGTAATAGACTTCCGCGGGCAGACTCCTTTTATGGATGAGAACTTTTCTGAAGAATGGCGTATGTTTATGCCTCGAGAAGAGGGTGCTGAAAAAGGGATTGTATTCGGTGAGTTCCAGCTTGGAAATATGATTGTTGGGAAAATCATTCAAGCTGGAAGCGAAGTTGTTGAATACCAAGTGGGAGAGACGGTTTGCACGTATGGGCCGATTATGGAAACTGTCATAGTCAATGGAGTTGACAATCACCGCTTGCGCAAGATGCCAGAAGGTGCTAAATGGCAAAATGCCGTTTGTTATGATCCTGCACAATTTGCTTTAAGTGGTGTAAGGGATGCAAATGTCCGTGCAGGAGACTATGTGGTCGTAGTTGGATTGGGTGCAATTGGACAAATTGCAATCCAGCTTGCAAAAAAAGCTGGTGCAAGCATCGTTATTGGTGTTGATCCTCTTAACCATCGCCGTGATATTGCTCTTCGTAATGGCGCAGATGTTTGTTTCGATCCAATTTCATGTGATGTGGGATTTGAAGTAAAAAAACTTACAAACAAATTGGGTGCAGATTCAATTATTGAAACGAGCGGAAACGCTGCTGCTCTTCAAGCTGCACTAAGAGGAATTGCATACGGAGGCACCATTTCTTATGTAGCTTTTACAAAACCATTCCCTGAAGGGCTGAACTTTGGCCGTGAAGCTCATTTTAATAACGCCAAGATTGTTTTCTCACGTGCAGCAAGTGAACCTAATCCGGATTACCCGCGCTGGAACCGCAAGCGCATAGAAGATACGTGCTGGGAATTATTAATGAATAGCTACATTAATTGTGAAGATATTATTGATCCGATCGTTTCGTTTGAAAACAGTGCTGAAGCATACATGGAGTACGTGGATCAGCATCCGGAACTAAGTATTAAGATGGGAATCGAATATAAAAAATAG
- a CDS encoding LacI family DNA-binding transcriptional regulator, giving the protein MAHTIYDIARIAKVSKSTVSRVLNNKSNISEESRLRVLKAIEELEYQPSKLARALSTGFDAIMIVSRSTKTTASNPFFSEIINSISRKAEDENFDVILQTSKNSKEELEKCITKIKAKMIKGIIMLSSPINEDFFKQLDGFNIPIVVIGKVEGSYTNVFSIDTNNYQDSYNLTKYLIDHGHRDIACLHSPLDYYVSIDRLEGYKNCMKENGLPVRKEWVIDSGYTVESASESIKGLFDSQERPTAVFATDDLKVMSIYRSAVQHGVSIPDELSIVGYSNSNFSPFLSPALTSIEIPVKKLGDAGSQFLFDIIKKNKNVQARTIIPTKTIIENSVRKVE; this is encoded by the coding sequence TTGGCCCACACTATTTATGATATCGCCCGTATCGCAAAGGTTTCAAAGTCTACTGTATCTCGGGTGCTAAATAACAAAAGTAACATTTCTGAAGAATCACGGCTTCGTGTATTAAAAGCTATAGAAGAATTAGAATACCAGCCAAGTAAATTAGCAAGGGCACTATCCACTGGTTTTGACGCCATCATGATTGTATCACGCTCTACAAAGACAACTGCGAGCAATCCTTTTTTCTCTGAGATCATTAACTCCATTTCAAGAAAAGCTGAGGATGAAAATTTTGATGTCATTTTGCAGACATCAAAAAACAGTAAAGAAGAATTAGAAAAGTGCATAACTAAAATTAAAGCAAAAATGATTAAAGGGATTATTATGCTAAGTTCCCCTATAAATGAAGATTTCTTCAAACAATTAGATGGTTTTAACATACCAATTGTTGTGATAGGAAAAGTAGAAGGAAGCTATACGAATGTTTTTTCCATCGATACAAATAACTATCAAGATAGTTATAATCTAACGAAGTATTTAATAGATCACGGGCATCGTGATATTGCTTGTCTGCATTCGCCTCTAGATTATTATGTGTCAATAGACAGATTGGAAGGATATAAAAATTGCATGAAAGAAAATGGATTGCCGGTCCGGAAAGAATGGGTAATTGATAGTGGCTACACAGTCGAAAGTGCATCTGAATCGATTAAAGGGTTATTCGACAGTCAGGAACGGCCGACTGCTGTTTTTGCAACAGATGATTTAAAAGTGATGAGTATTTATAGATCTGCTGTACAACATGGTGTATCTATTCCAGATGAGCTATCAATCGTAGGCTACAGTAATTCGAACTTTTCACCATTTTTGTCTCCAGCATTGACTAGTATAGAAATTCCAGTAAAAAAATTAGGAGATGCCGGCAGCCAGTTCCTATTTGACATAATCAAGAAGAATAAAAATGTGCAGGCACGTACGATTATTCCTACAAAAACGATTATTGAGAACTCTGTTAGAAAAGTTGAATAA